From a region of the Leptospira kmetyi serovar Malaysia str. Bejo-Iso9 genome:
- a CDS encoding nuclear transport factor 2 family protein, with amino-acid sequence MTNKEKAISFLQMAGSGNVRAAYDQFIAENFVHHNQYFKGDRNSLLVAMEEAHKASPNKQIEIKQSFEDGNTVITHSLVVRQNSEEPNIAVVHIFRFEKGKVAELWDLGQLLAKDSPNENGAF; translated from the coding sequence ATGACGAACAAAGAAAAAGCGATTTCATTTTTGCAGATGGCCGGTTCCGGAAACGTTCGCGCTGCCTACGACCAGTTCATCGCGGAAAATTTCGTCCATCATAATCAATACTTCAAAGGAGATCGAAACTCACTTTTGGTCGCGATGGAAGAAGCCCACAAAGCCAGTCCGAACAAACAAATCGAAATCAAACAAAGTTTCGAAGACGGAAACACCGTGATCACACATTCTCTTGTGGTGCGTCAAAATTCGGAAGAACCGAACATCGCGGTCGTTCATATCTTTCGATTCGAAAAAGGAAAGGTCGCGGAGCTTTGGGACTTGGGTCAACTTCTTGCAAAGGACTCTCCGAACGAAAACGGAGCTTTTTAA
- a CDS encoding alkane 1-monooxygenase: MTNLKRYSFIVCFLVPAFAVLGYFLGGAYNFLTFAIVFGFLPILDVVVGADPSNPNEEDVPALQNEFYFRFLTYVWAWIQMGLVLWALYEVQTKTLSSLEWWGFVLAIGINTGGIGITVAHELGHKSKKIEQWYSKFILMTVCYMHFFIEHNRGHHVNVSTFEDPASSRKGESFYKFYPRTVFGSYFSAWKLEAKRLSKTGKSAWYWENEMISSTVVPILFIAVVTGALTFYTGRFSWEVPAFFFVQSFIAFSLLELVNYIEHYGLQRKEIAPGKFEKVLPIHSWNQNFAMSNAFLFHLQRHSDHHANAGRRYSALRHFEESPQLPYGYEVMVLIALFPPLWFKIMDWRLEDWKKKHYGVGDAVKA; encoded by the coding sequence ATGACCAACTTAAAACGTTATTCGTTTATCGTTTGTTTTTTGGTGCCCGCGTTTGCGGTGCTCGGTTATTTTTTAGGAGGAGCGTATAATTTTTTGACCTTCGCGATCGTTTTCGGTTTTTTGCCGATCTTGGACGTGGTGGTCGGCGCCGATCCTTCCAATCCGAACGAAGAGGACGTTCCCGCTTTGCAGAACGAATTCTACTTTAGATTTTTAACATATGTTTGGGCCTGGATTCAGATGGGACTCGTTCTTTGGGCCTTATACGAAGTGCAAACCAAAACCCTTTCGAGCTTGGAATGGTGGGGTTTCGTTCTTGCGATCGGTATCAACACGGGCGGAATCGGAATCACGGTCGCGCACGAGTTGGGTCATAAAAGCAAGAAGATAGAACAATGGTATTCCAAGTTCATTCTGATGACGGTTTGTTATATGCACTTCTTCATCGAACACAACCGAGGGCATCACGTGAACGTTTCCACTTTCGAAGATCCGGCTTCTTCGCGTAAGGGAGAATCGTTTTATAAATTTTATCCGAGAACGGTTTTCGGTTCTTATTTTTCCGCTTGGAAGTTGGAGGCGAAACGCCTTTCCAAAACGGGGAAGTCCGCTTGGTACTGGGAGAACGAGATGATTTCTTCCACGGTCGTTCCGATTCTGTTTATCGCCGTCGTGACCGGGGCTCTGACGTTTTATACGGGACGTTTTTCTTGGGAAGTTCCCGCGTTCTTTTTCGTTCAGAGTTTTATCGCGTTTTCCCTTTTGGAACTCGTAAATTACATCGAACACTACGGTCTGCAAAGAAAGGAGATCGCTCCGGGCAAATTCGAAAAGGTGCTTCCGATCCATTCTTGGAATCAGAATTTCGCGATGAGCAACGCGTTTTTGTTTCATCTGCAAAGACATTCCGATCACCACGCGAACGCGGGTAGACGTTATTCGGCTTTGAGACATTTCGAGGAAAGTCCCCAACTTCCGTACGGTTACGAAGTGATGGTTTTGATCGCTCTTTTTCCTCCTCTTTGGTTTAAGATCATGGATTGGAGACTCGAAGATTGGAAAAAGAAACACTACGGAGTCGGCGACGCAGTCAAAGCGTGA
- a CDS encoding TetR/AcrR family transcriptional regulator, which yields MPKVVDHELYRISILKRCLDLFAKKGYATVTMREISKELRVSTGSLYHYFPTKEVLFEEMARWVVREDAAQLEEVRGSSKQLGFRERLELLFEFVREREGHFQKLILIASDLYRLDESEPARAILKECSLVFRDAIESHLALKNEEMEKLFFSVLIGTVFQRMLDRETADFEKTFALVRGFAPLISFGLLLEPKKAGNDSP from the coding sequence TTGCCAAAGGTTGTGGATCACGAGCTGTATCGGATTTCGATTCTGAAACGTTGTTTGGATTTATTCGCCAAAAAAGGATACGCAACGGTGACGATGCGGGAAATTTCCAAAGAACTTCGGGTTTCCACGGGGTCCTTGTATCATTATTTTCCGACAAAGGAAGTTTTGTTCGAGGAAATGGCGAGATGGGTCGTTCGAGAAGACGCGGCGCAACTTGAAGAAGTGAGAGGTTCCAGTAAGCAGCTCGGTTTTCGGGAAAGGCTGGAACTTCTTTTCGAATTCGTCCGAGAAAGAGAAGGGCATTTTCAGAAATTGATTCTGATCGCTTCCGATCTGTATCGTTTGGACGAGTCCGAACCGGCCCGCGCAATTTTGAAAGAATGTTCCCTCGTTTTTCGAGACGCGATCGAAAGTCATCTCGCGTTAAAAAATGAGGAGATGGAAAAACTTTTTTTCAGCGTTTTGATCGGCACGGTCTTTCAAAGAATGCTCGATCGGGAAACCGCGGACTTCGAAAAGACATTCGCTCTTGTAAGAGGTTTCGCTCCTTTGATTTCGTTCGGTTTATTATTGGAACCTAAAAAAGCGGGGAACGATTCTCCTTAG
- a CDS encoding putative bifunctional diguanylate cyclase/phosphodiesterase, whose protein sequence is MKEQNLGLYETLSKIKPLKSYTAKILLIAFLGTHVPLITLLVYYVVNTGYDVKTIIQTLLVALLATLGGTGVTLFALHRLLTPITLTSQSLKKYLNEKVLPNLPTDYTDEAGTLMAGTALTVRKLDDVINYLSNYDALTSLPNRDSFVERIYSEIKKSSEDSSNLAVVSFGIQKWKEIKNTFGNHSSDLFLRFIGKRLADLGNNFLILSRSGEGEFSLLYRTNQNAILEAETKVTGILSGFKETLPIAGEEIYVKLNAGISFFPKDGNSSEQLLWKAEAALQGSIALGNDYGFFTPEQNDKLKEKLTFEKELRDAVAKNEFTVLYQPKVDLQSGHLIGTEALVRWNHPSLGVVSPLQFIPLAEETGLIIELGELVLRRACIDLQNWKKQGNPGFRVSVNLSPVQFRKKFLTETILNILKETNTSPEELELEITESALAGDPVSTLEVLNSLHKAGITLSLDDFGTGFSSLSFLSQYPLHTLKIDQSFVKGLSVDSTNESIIKTILALAESLNLNTIAEGIESEDQRELLKAQGCGMGQGFLFSKPLSIRDLETFVKNLSTQPIS, encoded by the coding sequence ATGAAAGAACAGAATCTGGGACTTTACGAAACTCTTTCCAAAATCAAACCTCTTAAATCTTACACCGCAAAAATTCTTCTCATCGCATTTTTGGGAACCCACGTCCCCTTGATTACGCTCTTGGTTTATTACGTAGTGAACACAGGATACGACGTCAAAACGATCATTCAAACGCTTCTTGTCGCGCTTTTGGCCACGTTAGGCGGAACAGGCGTGACCTTGTTCGCTCTCCACAGATTGCTCACTCCGATCACTCTTACGTCGCAGTCGCTCAAAAAATATCTGAACGAAAAGGTGCTTCCAAATCTTCCCACGGATTATACAGACGAAGCCGGAACTCTGATGGCGGGAACCGCTCTTACGGTTCGCAAACTCGACGACGTCATCAATTATCTTTCCAATTACGACGCGCTCACAAGTCTTCCGAATCGCGACTCGTTCGTGGAAAGAATTTATTCCGAAATCAAAAAATCGTCCGAAGATTCCTCGAACCTCGCCGTGGTTTCCTTCGGTATTCAAAAATGGAAAGAGATCAAAAACACATTCGGAAATCATTCCTCGGATTTATTTTTGAGATTCATCGGCAAACGCCTTGCCGATTTGGGAAATAACTTCTTAATCTTGAGCCGTAGCGGCGAGGGAGAATTCTCCCTTCTCTACCGCACGAATCAAAACGCGATCCTCGAAGCGGAAACGAAGGTCACCGGAATTTTATCCGGATTCAAGGAAACGCTTCCGATCGCGGGCGAGGAAATTTACGTAAAGTTAAACGCGGGAATTTCATTCTTTCCCAAGGACGGAAATTCTTCCGAACAACTTCTTTGGAAAGCCGAGGCCGCGCTTCAAGGAAGTATCGCTCTCGGAAACGACTACGGTTTTTTCACTCCCGAACAAAACGATAAACTGAAAGAGAAACTCACATTCGAAAAAGAATTGAGAGACGCTGTCGCCAAAAACGAGTTCACCGTTTTGTATCAACCGAAGGTGGATCTTCAATCCGGTCATTTGATCGGGACCGAAGCCTTGGTTCGTTGGAATCATCCGAGTCTCGGAGTCGTCTCCCCTCTTCAATTCATTCCTCTTGCGGAAGAAACGGGCCTCATCATTGAACTCGGCGAATTGGTTTTGAGAAGAGCCTGCATCGATCTACAGAACTGGAAGAAACAGGGAAATCCCGGGTTTCGAGTTTCGGTCAATCTTTCTCCGGTCCAATTCCGCAAGAAATTTCTTACGGAAACGATTTTGAATATTCTGAAAGAAACGAACACTTCCCCCGAAGAATTGGAATTGGAGATCACGGAAAGCGCTCTTGCGGGAGATCCGGTTTCTACATTAGAAGTTTTGAATTCTCTTCATAAGGCGGGAATCACTCTTTCTCTGGACGATTTCGGAACCGGTTTTTCGTCTTTGAGTTTTTTAAGTCAATATCCTTTGCATACCTTAAAGATCGATCAATCCTTCGTCAAAGGTCTGAGCGTGGATTCCACGAACGAATCGATCATCAAAACCATTCTCGCGTTGGCGGAAAGTCTGAACTTAAACACCATCGCAGAGGGAATCGAATCGGAGGACCAAAGAGAACTTTTGAAAGCGCAAGGTTGCGGCATGGGCCAAGGGTTTTTGTTTTCCAAACCTCTTTCGATTCGGGATTTGGAAACTTTCGTGAAAAATCTTTCCACTCAACCGATTTCCTGA
- a CDS encoding TonB-dependent receptor: MKIYKKSLIGIFLSLGIFSIPIFAQGTGKVQGQALDAQTAEPMFGVTAVIRSINKFGRTDVDGNYEISGVPDGNYTVEFIMQGMETQKKSVTVTGGKLVRANVAMGVKKLEEVVVEDRALNDTEASLLKFQKKAAAVSDGISAQAIQKTPDSSAGDVIRRVTGITLVGGRFVFVRGLGERYSNTLLNNSPLPSTEPNKRIVPLDLFPASLIKNIVVSKTFIPEDQAEFSGGTVKIETKDYPDQFFVKVGLQTGYNNNTTFQNFKTYSGGGQDWLGLSEGNRSKPSMVDVLPDAPFKAVGAGQYGYNQAAVTLGSLQFSNQWTPTQMNAPLNKGFNFSIGNKFDLGGDRKLGLIFAITYNNDYQYRRETDVLNRAGAVVPGIPVGDKNTQLNRAYKYDQHIYNESVNWGTILNTTFQVANGHRLHFKNFFSVNNDKEVMVYSGQNVASGQTIASDKLNYIMRNLYSSQLSGDHIINVANVKTKLEWRFAQSEANRNQPDMRDTIYAVQSGLEGQMPAVLQGGTLGSSQFYSKTKDLSRHAGLDYEIPFNQWDGLQSKLKIGYSAVQRERGFEAQRYFFRGQSSGSMTNLAGGAIPSPNYPIPPEVVYNPLNRGPKGYFVDEATQPTDKYNAKQQLFAKYLQVDMPITPKLRFIGGARHEDNYQSVATQNPFDPNAAFFDRYNFKSYLNGYELSIVDPTFRSPAAINANKNLLPSSNFVYAWDDKTNLRVSYTETISRPDFREMAPFQFFNVLGGGIEKGNQYLTRTYIHNYDFRYEKFPSADEIIAIGVFGKQMASPIEKVMEVDSQFRYTYTNAKSAYVHGIELEVRKSLNALSPKLERWAFGINTFFIKSEVQFQDWLYYQLSGTTQRPTNLSRPLQGQSPYVYNVNLRYRFDDKGDHTITMLYNEFGPRINAVGGIGIPDTYERPVGMLDFVYNLKFLEKWDIKIAARNVTDSRIKIVQENPILDSTVHSNTGFNIGNTFIPVGGHSYKGETINSYRLGPTITFSVTYNLN; encoded by the coding sequence ATGAAGATCTATAAGAAATCGCTAATAGGAATTTTTCTTTCTCTCGGCATTTTTAGTATCCCCATTTTCGCTCAAGGCACCGGTAAGGTCCAAGGTCAAGCGCTCGACGCTCAAACCGCGGAACCGATGTTCGGGGTTACCGCTGTCATTCGAAGTATCAACAAGTTCGGTAGAACGGACGTCGACGGTAACTACGAAATCAGCGGCGTTCCCGACGGAAATTACACCGTAGAGTTCATCATGCAAGGTATGGAAACTCAAAAGAAATCGGTGACGGTTACCGGCGGCAAACTTGTTCGAGCCAACGTCGCGATGGGCGTTAAAAAACTCGAAGAAGTAGTCGTCGAAGACAGAGCGTTAAACGACACCGAGGCTTCCTTATTGAAATTTCAAAAGAAAGCTGCCGCGGTTTCCGACGGTATTTCCGCGCAAGCGATCCAGAAAACTCCGGACTCAAGCGCGGGCGACGTCATTCGACGCGTTACGGGAATCACACTCGTGGGCGGTCGTTTCGTTTTCGTTCGAGGTTTGGGAGAAAGATATTCCAATACGTTGTTGAACAACTCTCCTCTTCCTTCCACGGAACCGAACAAAAGAATCGTTCCTTTGGATTTATTTCCCGCTTCTTTGATCAAAAACATCGTCGTTTCGAAAACGTTCATTCCGGAAGACCAAGCGGAATTTTCGGGTGGAACGGTTAAGATCGAAACCAAGGATTATCCGGACCAATTTTTCGTGAAGGTCGGTTTACAAACCGGTTATAACAACAACACTACATTCCAAAACTTTAAAACATACAGCGGCGGCGGTCAAGACTGGCTCGGTTTGTCCGAAGGAAACAGATCCAAACCGAGTATGGTAGACGTTCTTCCGGACGCTCCGTTCAAAGCGGTGGGCGCCGGTCAATACGGTTACAACCAAGCTGCGGTCACTCTGGGTTCTTTGCAGTTCAGCAATCAGTGGACTCCGACTCAGATGAACGCGCCTCTCAACAAGGGTTTTAACTTTTCCATCGGTAATAAGTTCGACCTCGGCGGCGATCGAAAACTCGGTTTGATCTTTGCGATCACTTACAACAACGACTATCAATACAGAAGAGAAACCGACGTTCTGAACAGAGCAGGCGCGGTCGTTCCCGGAATTCCGGTAGGCGATAAAAACACTCAGTTGAACCGAGCTTACAAATACGATCAGCATATCTACAACGAGTCCGTGAACTGGGGAACCATTCTCAACACCACGTTCCAAGTAGCGAACGGTCATAGATTGCATTTTAAAAACTTCTTCAGCGTGAACAACGATAAGGAAGTGATGGTTTACTCCGGTCAAAACGTGGCTTCCGGTCAGACGATCGCTTCCGATAAGCTCAACTATATTATGAGAAACTTATATAGTAGTCAGCTTTCGGGAGACCATATCATCAACGTAGCGAACGTGAAAACGAAACTCGAATGGAGATTCGCCCAATCCGAAGCGAACCGAAACCAACCGGACATGAGAGATACCATCTACGCGGTTCAATCCGGTCTCGAAGGTCAGATGCCCGCGGTGCTCCAAGGGGGAACCTTGGGAAGCAGTCAATTCTACTCTAAGACAAAAGACTTGAGCAGACACGCGGGATTGGATTATGAAATTCCTTTCAACCAATGGGACGGCTTACAATCCAAGTTGAAGATCGGTTATTCGGCGGTTCAAAGAGAAAGAGGTTTCGAAGCTCAGAGATACTTCTTCAGAGGCCAAAGCTCCGGTTCTATGACCAACTTAGCGGGCGGCGCGATTCCTAGTCCGAATTACCCGATTCCTCCCGAAGTGGTTTACAATCCTTTGAACAGAGGACCGAAGGGTTACTTCGTGGACGAAGCGACCCAACCTACGGATAAATACAACGCAAAACAACAGTTATTCGCAAAGTATCTGCAAGTGGATATGCCGATCACTCCTAAGTTGAGATTCATCGGCGGTGCGAGACACGAGGATAACTATCAATCCGTTGCGACTCAAAACCCGTTCGATCCGAACGCGGCGTTCTTCGATCGTTATAACTTTAAATCCTACTTAAACGGTTACGAACTTTCGATCGTCGATCCTACGTTTAGATCTCCCGCGGCGATCAACGCGAACAAAAACCTTCTTCCTTCTTCCAACTTCGTGTATGCTTGGGACGATAAAACGAACCTCAGAGTTTCTTATACGGAAACGATCTCAAGACCGGACTTCCGGGAAATGGCTCCGTTTCAGTTCTTCAACGTCCTCGGCGGCGGGATCGAAAAAGGAAATCAATACTTAACGAGAACGTACATTCACAACTACGATTTCCGTTATGAAAAATTTCCGAGCGCGGACGAGATCATCGCGATCGGCGTTTTCGGTAAGCAGATGGCTTCTCCGATCGAGAAGGTGATGGAAGTGGATTCTCAGTTTAGATATACTTACACAAACGCGAAGTCGGCGTATGTGCACGGTATCGAATTGGAAGTCAGAAAGTCGCTCAACGCATTGTCTCCGAAACTGGAAAGATGGGCGTTCGGTATCAACACGTTCTTCATCAAGTCCGAAGTTCAGTTCCAAGATTGGCTCTACTATCAACTCAGCGGAACGACTCAAAGACCTACGAACCTTTCCAGACCTCTGCAAGGTCAATCTCCTTACGTATATAACGTAAATCTAAGATACCGTTTCGACGACAAGGGAGATCATACGATCACCATGTTATACAACGAGTTCGGACCGAGAATCAACGCGGTGGGCGGTATCGGAATTCCGGATACGTATGAAAGACCCGTGGGAATGCTCGACTTCGTATATAACCTTAAGTTCCTCGAAAAATGGGACATTAAGATTGCGGCGAGAAACGTAACCGACAGTAGAATTAAAATCGTTCAGGAAAACCCGATTCTGGATTCTACGGTTCATTCCAACACCGGATTCAACATCGGAAACACGTTCATCCCGGTCGGCGGTCATAGTTACAAAGGTGAGACGATCAACTCTTACCGTCTCGGACCTACGATTACATTCTCCGTTACTTACAACTTAAATTAA
- a CDS encoding MotA/TolQ/ExbB proton channel family protein produces MKFSSIKKEFKWVATALILSGLISLSTTAILAQDKVTDPTKTEATTPATNTETAPTEAPAPAPKAEKSWGFVDLFLLGGWTMYPLALSSIVALGIIFERIYFLSTAKLLPKGYNIDLGDAMDSKGLDAVQGFLDERKDYKITQVLSGGIDVSSGDAEIFAKGVEREAAEVITVLERGLVILAAVSTIAPLIGFLGTVSGMINAFDAIANADQVNAKVVAGGIKEALITTAAGLIVAIPAMTFHQYLTSRIDGFTSEIEEAANRIYKEFLKRNSKKG; encoded by the coding sequence ATGAAATTTTCTTCCATAAAAAAAGAATTCAAATGGGTAGCGACCGCGCTCATTCTTTCGGGACTCATTTCCCTTTCCACTACCGCAATTTTAGCTCAAGATAAAGTTACAGACCCGACGAAAACCGAAGCTACAACTCCGGCAACGAACACCGAAACGGCCCCCACCGAAGCTCCCGCACCCGCTCCGAAAGCGGAAAAAAGTTGGGGATTTGTGGACCTCTTTCTTCTCGGCGGTTGGACCATGTATCCTCTCGCTCTTTCCTCGATCGTCGCGTTGGGAATCATCTTCGAAAGAATTTATTTCCTTTCTACGGCGAAACTTCTTCCAAAAGGTTACAACATAGACTTGGGAGACGCAATGGATTCCAAAGGACTCGACGCGGTCCAAGGATTCTTGGACGAAAGAAAGGATTACAAGATCACTCAGGTTTTATCGGGTGGTATAGACGTTTCCTCCGGCGACGCGGAAATTTTCGCGAAAGGCGTCGAGAGAGAAGCGGCGGAAGTAATCACCGTTCTCGAAAGAGGGCTCGTAATCTTAGCGGCGGTATCCACGATCGCTCCACTCATCGGATTCTTAGGAACCGTATCCGGGATGATCAACGCGTTCGACGCGATCGCAAACGCGGATCAAGTAAACGCGAAAGTGGTTGCGGGCGGTATCAAGGAAGCATTGATTACGACCGCTGCGGGTTTGATCGTAGCGATTCCCGCAATGACCTTTCACCAATACCTTACTTCAAGAATCGACGGCTTCACTTCCGAAATCGAAGAAGCGGCCAACAGAATCTACAAAGAATTCCTGAAAAGAAATTCCAAAAAAGGTTAA
- a CDS encoding ExbD/TolR family protein gives MIQIKKKRVLEEISASSMSDIAFLLLVFFMVTAVFFVKEGLNIQLPRKNANPTTVLRENVYEILVTGETIKMRNKSIGTKDYRNLNDFRQQLNLLEIPDIANKVALIKTTGETKYGNMLDALSAVQLRGFKLISVKRLK, from the coding sequence ATGATCCAAATAAAAAAGAAACGCGTATTGGAAGAAATCTCCGCATCGTCGATGTCGGATATCGCATTTCTTCTTTTGGTGTTCTTCATGGTGACCGCGGTCTTTTTCGTAAAGGAAGGTTTGAACATTCAGCTTCCGAGAAAGAACGCGAACCCGACGACGGTTCTTCGGGAAAACGTCTACGAAATTCTCGTGACGGGCGAAACCATCAAGATGAGAAATAAATCCATCGGAACGAAGGATTACAGAAATCTAAACGATTTCCGTCAGCAGTTGAATCTATTGGAGATTCCGGATATCGCGAACAAAGTCGCATTGATAAAAACGACCGGCGAAACGAAATACGGAAACATGCTCGACGCTCTTTCGGCCGTACAACTACGGGGATTCAAATTGATCTCCGTCAAAAGGTTAAAATAA
- a CDS encoding ExbD/TolR family protein, protein MSLKKKKNPPSIPVSSMADIAFLLLVFFMVTSVLDTDPDIPIALPDVPGGEQLNKKIANIYLSADPSRTVFYNSIKMPINEAINNIRAKLTTTPDLKVLIHADKELPYAELDQVFETLQEAGALKISLVTKTTQGGGLK, encoded by the coding sequence ATGAGCTTAAAAAAGAAAAAGAATCCTCCGTCCATTCCGGTAAGTTCCATGGCGGACATCGCGTTCCTTCTGCTCGTATTCTTCATGGTTACTTCCGTATTGGATACGGACCCGGATATCCCGATCGCCCTGCCGGACGTTCCCGGCGGAGAACAGTTGAACAAGAAGATCGCGAACATCTATCTGAGCGCGGATCCGAGTAGAACCGTATTTTATAATTCTATAAAGATGCCGATCAACGAAGCGATCAATAACATAAGAGCGAAACTCACGACCACACCGGATTTGAAAGTTCTTATCCACGCGGATAAGGAATTGCCTTACGCCGAGTTGGATCAGGTGTTCGAAACCTTACAAGAAGCAGGCGCGCTGAAGATTTCTCTGGTAACGAAAACGACCCAGGGCGGCGGGTTGAAATAA
- a CDS encoding energy transducer TonB, with protein MNTGTQNKLKTKLRRFIERYPYESWIGLSFVIQILILLFWYTPSIEFNRLEKLVEEVAFIDNLSIQEPAEGAPEDGDFELTDTLKKKEDPRIAGAQDAVISGATAPVDLTPNVIPVFTSEAKAAGISGTTTLEIVIADTGEVLRVRSVGKALGFGLEESAIEAFYKKRYSPSILEGKAITVKVLIPVRFSLY; from the coding sequence TTGAATACCGGGACTCAAAATAAACTCAAAACAAAACTCAGACGATTTATCGAAAGATATCCGTACGAATCATGGATCGGACTTTCTTTCGTTATACAAATACTGATTCTTCTTTTTTGGTACACACCTTCGATCGAATTCAATCGACTGGAAAAACTCGTGGAAGAAGTGGCGTTCATAGACAACCTTTCGATCCAAGAACCCGCGGAAGGAGCGCCCGAAGACGGCGACTTCGAATTAACGGATACGTTAAAGAAGAAGGAAGATCCGAGAATCGCAGGCGCGCAAGACGCGGTAATCTCCGGAGCGACCGCTCCCGTCGATTTGACGCCGAACGTCATCCCCGTATTTACGAGCGAAGCGAAAGCCGCGGGTATTTCGGGAACGACCACTCTTGAAATCGTAATCGCCGATACGGGAGAAGTTTTAAGAGTCAGATCCGTAGGAAAGGCGCTCGGATTCGGATTGGAAGAATCCGCGATCGAAGCCTTCTACAAAAAAAGATATTCGCCTTCCATCTTGGAAGGAAAAGCGATCACGGTAAAAGTTCTCATACCGGTTCGTTTCAGTCTTTATTAA
- a CDS encoding adenylate/guanylate cyclase domain-containing protein, with translation MTHSILKIVYFIFGDPKKNSLEHRLFNTIAFVNGVLNIIGAFSSFYLENFMVIFLLNFVSGTLLMGMYFLSRIKNIYYSLFWPFNLTILLYLSSMWFFNGGSIGGNHYYFIPALVIATILLRDHNVWIVYLIYATATAFLYGTEYFNRGFVKTYPNETERYIDAGGNYLFVQILTGLLIFILTRNLNIERKKSDSLLLNILPETVAEELKRNDSVVPIRYESVTVLFTDMAGFTQIAETMTPEKLLSELDFFFREFDSITKRHNMEKIKTIGDAYMAAGGLPLTNKTHCVDAVLCGLEFQKFMHQKKREREDLNQPYWELRLGIHTGSVVAGVVGTEKFAYDIWGDSVNTASRMESSGVPGEVNVSSETYEKIKDFFVCEHRGKIKAKNKGEIDMYLVKKIREGLHDPEDESKPNQTFLRFYAQIQRGEFPV, from the coding sequence ATGACTCATTCCATTCTTAAGATCGTATATTTTATTTTTGGCGATCCTAAAAAGAATTCTTTGGAACATAGATTGTTCAATACGATCGCTTTCGTAAACGGAGTCTTGAACATTATCGGGGCTTTCTCTTCCTTTTATCTCGAGAATTTTATGGTCATCTTTCTCCTGAATTTCGTTTCAGGAACTCTTTTGATGGGAATGTATTTCTTATCCAGAATCAAAAACATATATTATTCTCTCTTTTGGCCTTTCAATCTCACCATTCTTCTTTATCTTTCTTCGATGTGGTTCTTCAACGGAGGATCGATCGGCGGGAATCATTATTACTTCATACCCGCGCTCGTCATCGCTACGATTCTGCTGAGAGACCATAACGTGTGGATCGTTTATTTGATATACGCGACCGCGACCGCGTTCTTATACGGAACCGAATATTTCAATCGAGGATTCGTAAAGACGTATCCGAACGAAACGGAAAGATACATAGACGCGGGCGGAAACTATCTGTTCGTTCAGATTTTAACGGGACTTTTGATCTTTATTCTCACAAGAAACCTGAACATAGAAAGAAAAAAATCGGACTCGTTGCTTCTCAACATTCTCCCCGAAACGGTCGCAGAGGAATTAAAAAGAAACGATTCCGTAGTTCCGATTCGGTATGAAAGCGTCACGGTTCTTTTTACGGACATGGCCGGATTCACACAGATCGCGGAAACGATGACGCCCGAAAAATTGTTAAGCGAACTCGATTTTTTTTTTAGGGAGTTCGATTCCATCACAAAAAGACACAACATGGAAAAGATCAAAACGATCGGAGACGCTTATATGGCCGCCGGCGGACTTCCTCTTACGAACAAAACGCATTGCGTCGACGCGGTGTTATGCGGACTTGAATTTCAAAAATTCATGCATCAAAAAAAACGCGAAAGAGAAGACCTCAATCAACCTTACTGGGAACTTCGGCTCGGAATTCACACCGGTTCCGTTGTGGCCGGGGTTGTGGGAACTGAAAAATTCGCGTATGATATTTGGGGAGATTCGGTCAACACGGCGAGTAGAATGGAAAGTTCGGGAGTTCCCGGCGAAGTCAATGTCTCCAGCGAAACGTACGAAAAGATAAAGGACTTTTTTGTCTGCGAACACAGAGGAAAAATTAAAGCGAAGAACAAGGGCGAGATCGATATGTATCTCGTCAAAAAAATCCGCGAAGGTTTACACGATCCCGAAGACGAGTCGAAGCCGAATCAAACCTTTCTTCGATTTTACGCGCAAATTCAAAGGGGAGAATTTCCGGTTTAG